The following coding sequences lie in one Carassius carassius chromosome 1, fCarCar2.1, whole genome shotgun sequence genomic window:
- the LOC132151859 gene encoding uncharacterized protein LOC132151859 isoform X2 yields MSFTATPGHHGPWVHPQRRTRAGSRATTSPPPAFDISIRNRFAPLRETGRDAVIIGDSIVRHIPAILKVDESPRAVVLHAGVNDTTLRQTETLKRDFSSLIETVRSTTPAATIVVSGPLPTYRRGHERFSRLFALNEWLLSWCKEQKLLFVNNWNLFWERPRLFRADGLHPSRIGAELLSDNISRTLRSM; encoded by the exons atgtccttcactgcgacgccgggacaccacggaccctgggtgcatccacagcggaggacgcgagccgggtcccgggcgacgacttctccccctcctgccttcgacatctccatccggaaccgcttcgctcccctccgcgagacaggacgcgacgccgtgatcatcggagactccatcgtccgacac atacccgcgatcctgaaggtcgacgagagccccagagcggtcgtgcttcacgccggggttaacgacaccacgctgcggcagacggagacgctgaagagggacttcagcagcctgatcgagacggttcgcagcacgacgcccgcggcgacgatcgtcgtgtcaggaccactgcccacgtatcgacgaggacacgaaaggttcagtagactttttgctttaaatgaatggttgttgtcatggtgtaaagaacagaaactgctatttgttaataactggaatcttttctgggagcgtcctaggctgtttcgcgctgatggattacaccccagcagaatcggagcggagctgctctctgacaacatctccaggacacttcgctccatgtga
- the LOC132151859 gene encoding uncharacterized protein LOC132151859 isoform X1, with amino-acid sequence MSFTATPGHHGPWVHPQRRTRAGSRATTSPPPAFDISIRNRFAPLRETGRDAVIIGDSIVRHVSATLAEGKVHTHCLPGARVLDVSAQIPAILKVDESPRAVVLHAGVNDTTLRQTETLKRDFSSLIETVRSTTPAATIVVSGPLPTYRRGHERFSRLFALNEWLLSWCKEQKLLFVNNWNLFWERPRLFRADGLHPSRIGAELLSDNISRTLRSM; translated from the coding sequence atgtccttcactgcgacgccgggacaccacggaccctgggtgcatccacagcggaggacgcgagccgggtcccgggcgacgacttctccccctcctgccttcgacatctccatccggaaccgcttcgctcccctccgcgagacaggacgcgacgccgtgatcatcggagactccatcgtccgacacgtaagtgctacgttagccgaaggtaaagtgcacactcattgtttgcctggtgctcgtgttctcgatgtttctgcgcagatacccgcgatcctgaaggtcgacgagagccccagagcggtcgtgcttcacgccggggttaacgacaccacgctgcggcagacggagacgctgaagagggacttcagcagcctgatcgagacggttcgcagcacgacgcccgcggcgacgatcgtcgtgtcaggaccactgcccacgtatcgacgaggacacgaaaggttcagtagactttttgctttaaatgaatggttgttgtcatggtgtaaagaacagaaactgctatttgttaataactggaatcttttctgggagcgtcctaggctgtttcgcgctgatggattacaccccagcagaatcggagcggagctgctctctgacaacatctccaggacacttcgctccatgtga